A window of Bacillus toyonensis BCT-7112 genomic DNA:
ATATAAAGGGGTGGAAAGTCTTTTGAAAAAAGGCTTTCCAGCATCTAAGCTTGTTATAAATGATCGAATTGATATCGCCATTTTATTAAACATTCCGCGTGTTCAACTAGGATACCGAAGCGCAGATGTAAGGTTAGTGAAAGAAAAGTTTTCTTATTTGCATGTCGGTTATTCAGTACACTCGTTAGAGGAAGCGATAGTAGCATTTAAAAATGGAGCGGATTCACTCGTTTATGGTCATGTATTTCCGACAGATTGTAAAAAAGGTGTGCCAGCGAGAGGACTTGAAGAAATTTCAGACATTGCAAGCTGTTTATCTATACCGATTACAGCGATTGGAGGAATTACCCCAGAAAACACAGTAGATGTTCTTACTAACGGTGTAAGCGGTATAGCAGTTATGTCCGGAATTGTAAGTAGTAGTAACCCATATAGCAAAGCGAAATCTTATAAGGAATCAATAAGAAAGTGGGCGGAAAAACATGTGTGAGAAGTATGATGTAGCGATTATTGGCGGTGGTGTAATTGGTAGCTCAGTTGCACATTTTCTAGCAGAAAGAGGACATAAAGTAGCAATTATAGAGAAGCAAAAAATTGCATCAGAAGCTTCTAAAGTAGCTGCTGGCCTGCTTGGTGTTCAAGCAGAATGGGATGCGTATGACCCGCTATTTGAACTTGCTAGAGAAAGCCGAGCTATATTTCCACAACTTGCAACAGTTTTACGTGAAAAGACGGGTATTGATATTGGATATGAGGAGAAAGGGATATATCGTATTGCACAAAACGAAGATGAGAAGGAAAGAATTCTTCACATTATGGATTGGCAACAGAAAACAGGTGAAGATTCATATTTTCTAACGGGAGACCATTTACGGGAAAAAGAGCCATTTCTATCCGAATCCATTATAGGAGCGGTATATTATCCGAAAGATGGTCACGTTATTGCACCAGAGCTTACGAAAGCATTCGCGCATTCTGCATCAATTTCCGGTGCGGATATATATGAACAGACAGAAGTGTTTGATATTCGTATTGAAAATAATAAAGTGACTGGTATTGTTACGAGCGAAGGTATAATCACATGCGAAAAAGTGGTGATTGCCGGTGGCTCATGGAGCACGAAGTTACTAGGTCATTTTCACCGCGAATGGGGTACATATCCAGTTAAAGGAGAAGTAGTAGCGGTAAGAAGTAGAAAACCACTTTTAAAGGCACCTATTTTCCAAGAAAGATTTTATATTGCTCCAAAGCGCGGCGGACGTTACGTAATTGGAGCAACGATGAAGCCGCATACGTTTAATAAAACTGTACAACCGGAAAGCATTACTTCTATATTAGAGCGTGCTTATACAATATTGCCAGCTTTAAAAGAAGCAGAGTGGGAAAGCGCATGGGCAGGATTAAGACCACAATCGAATCACGAAGCTCCTTATATGGGAGAACATGAAGAAATAAAAGGTTTATATGCTTGTACGGGCCATTATCGAAACGGCATTTTATTAAGCCCTGTTTCTGGTCAATATATGGCGGATTTAATAGAAGGAAAGCAGGAGAATCACTTGCTAGATTCATTGCTTTCTAAAACGGTTTAGAAAGGGGATGGAAGTTTGAATTTAAAAATTAATGGTAACCAAATTGAAGTACCAGAGAGTGTAAAAACAGTAGCTGAGTTACTTACACATTTAGAGTTAGATAACAGAATTGTTGTAGTAGAGCGTAATAAAGATATTTTACAAAAAGATGATCATACAGATACATCTGTTTTTGATGGAGACCAAATTGAGATTGTAACTTTCGTAGGAGGCGGTTGATTATGTTAAACATTGGACCATTGTCATTTCAGTCTAGACTTTTATTAGGAACAGGGAAATTCCCTGATTTTGACGTACAGCAAAAAGCAATTGACGCTTCTGAAGCTGAAATTTTAACGTTTGCAGTACGTCGTATGGATATATTTGATGCAAAGCAACTTAATTTATTAGAGAAGCTTGATGTGAAAAAATATACGTTATTACCAAATACAGCTGGAGCAAAAAATGCTGAAGAAGCTGTTCGTATTGCAAAATTAGCAAAAGCTTCAGGGCTTTGTGACATGATCAAAGTTGAAGTTATTGGTGATGATAGAACGTTGTTACCTGATCCAGTAGAAACGTTAAAGGCATCTGAAATGTTACTAGAAGAAGGGTTTATCGTACTTCCGTACACATCTGATGATGTTGTATTAGCACGTAAATTACAAGAACTAGGTGTGCATGCAATTATGCCAGGAGCATCACCAATCGGTTCAGGGCTTGGTATTGTAAATCCGTTAAATTTAAGCTTCATTATTGAACAAGCGACAGTACCGGTTATCGTTGATGCAGGTATTGGTAGCCCAGCTGATGCAGCGTTTGCGATGGAATTAGGAGCAGATGGTGTGTTATTAAATACGGCTGTATCAGGAGCAAAAGATCCTATTAAGATGGCATACGCAATGAAGTTAGGTATTGAGGCAGGTCGCATAGGCTTTGAAGCGGGGCGTATTGCACGTAAACGTTGTGCAACTGCAAGCAGTCCTTTAG
This region includes:
- the thiO gene encoding glycine oxidase ThiO — protein: MCEKYDVAIIGGGVIGSSVAHFLAERGHKVAIIEKQKIASEASKVAAGLLGVQAEWDAYDPLFELARESRAIFPQLATVLREKTGIDIGYEEKGIYRIAQNEDEKERILHIMDWQQKTGEDSYFLTGDHLREKEPFLSESIIGAVYYPKDGHVIAPELTKAFAHSASISGADIYEQTEVFDIRIENNKVTGIVTSEGIITCEKVVIAGGSWSTKLLGHFHREWGTYPVKGEVVAVRSRKPLLKAPIFQERFYIAPKRGGRYVIGATMKPHTFNKTVQPESITSILERAYTILPALKEAEWESAWAGLRPQSNHEAPYMGEHEEIKGLYACTGHYRNGILLSPVSGQYMADLIEGKQENHLLDSLLSKTV
- the tenI gene encoding thiazole tautomerase TenI, which translates into the protein MKNELHVISNGHMPFEELVNVAMQIESEIDYLHIREREKSTKELYKGVESLLKKGFPASKLVINDRIDIAILLNIPRVQLGYRSADVRLVKEKFSYLHVGYSVHSLEEAIVAFKNGADSLVYGHVFPTDCKKGVPARGLEEISDIASCLSIPITAIGGITPENTVDVLTNGVSGIAVMSGIVSSSNPYSKAKSYKESIRKWAEKHV
- the thiG gene encoding thiazole synthase, with the protein product MLNIGPLSFQSRLLLGTGKFPDFDVQQKAIDASEAEILTFAVRRMDIFDAKQLNLLEKLDVKKYTLLPNTAGAKNAEEAVRIAKLAKASGLCDMIKVEVIGDDRTLLPDPVETLKASEMLLEEGFIVLPYTSDDVVLARKLQELGVHAIMPGASPIGSGLGIVNPLNLSFIIEQATVPVIVDAGIGSPADAAFAMELGADGVLLNTAVSGAKDPIKMAYAMKLGIEAGRIGFEAGRIARKRCATASSPLEGMSVVE
- the thiS gene encoding sulfur carrier protein ThiS — translated: MNLKINGNQIEVPESVKTVAELLTHLELDNRIVVVERNKDILQKDDHTDTSVFDGDQIEIVTFVGGG